The Flaviramulus sp. BrNp1-15 genome includes the window GGTATGCTTTTTTTATATCAGCCTCAGAAGCATTTTTTGATACACCTAAAATTTTATAGTAATCTATGAAAGCCATTTATCTATTTTTATGAGTTTCAATATGATGTTTTAATAACTGGTTTAAACTTTCCAGATAATCTTCCATGATTTTGGTATTTATATCAGGATGATTAATAGAAGGCATAGTTTCGGGAGATTCTTCCAAAAACTTGTAGAGCTCTGGGTATTGAGTTTCTATTAAAGTAGTTAACTCAACTATTTTGTTTTCTATGTTTTGTAATTCATTCATTAGCTTTCTATTTCTTAGTATTTTGAATACTAAAAGTAATTTTAAAAAGGCTAATTGTAAATGATGAATATCAGGTCTGTAAAATTAGCCTGAAGTGAATAAAAGTTAGTTGTATCAAGGATTAAGATATAATTTTACCATCTCCCATAGTAATAATCCTGTCTGTTCTTACGGCAAAGTCTTCATCGTGAGTAACAACTAATAACGAGAGACCTTGCTCATCGCTTAGTTGCTTAAAAATATTGAACACATTTTCAGAATTATGGCTATCTAAATTGCCTGTAGGTTCGTCTCCCATAATTATAGACGGATTATTAATTAAGGCTCTTGCAATGGCAACACGTTGTTTTTCACCGCCAGATATTCTAGAAGCACGCTTATTAGCTAATTGTTCTATATCTAATATTTTTAGTTTTTGCATGGCATCATGTTCAATTTCCTGATGCGACTTTTCTCCTAATTTTTTAGCAGGAAGCATAACGTTTTCTAAAACTGAAAATTCTGAAAGCAAGTAATGAAACTGAAAAACAAACCCAATATGTTTATTCCTAATGTACGATAACCTATCTCTACTATTTCCTGTTACTAATTCATTATTCAAAAACAATTCACCTTCGTAATCGGTGTCCATGGTTGAAAGAATATAGAGTAGAGTAGATTTGCCACAACCAGATTTACCCATAATAGAAGCAAATTCTCCTTTTTTTATTTTGAAATTTATATCCTTCAAAACATGAAAAAGTACAGGCTTTTTAAAGTATTTGTTAATATGTCTAGCTTCTAAAACTGTACTCATATTACTGACCTCTTATAATGGTTACAGGGTCTATTTTTTTAGCTTTTCTGGAAGGTAAATAACCGGCAAAAAAAGTAGATACCATGGCGAATAAAATACCAATAAGGTAAAACCAAGGATTAAAATTTATAGGATAGGTTTCTATGGTTGGTAATGCTTCTGTTTGAAAAGGAATTGTACTGATTATATTAGTAAATATTAAGCCAATTATTAATCCTAAAATACCACCAACAAAACCAATTATCATGGCTTGACTCATAAAAATAAGCTGTACATCTTTTCCTGAAAATCCGGTAGCTTTTAAAATGGCAATGTCATTCATTTTTTCGTAAATAAACATATTTAAAATGTTGTAAATACCAAAACCTGCAACAATAAGTAACGTGATTGAAACCGCATAGGTTATTAAGTTTCTAATAGTTGTTCCAGTTTCAAATTGAGCATTAGCAGTATTAATATCTATAGCTTTAAGATTGAATTGTTGTTCAATTTTTTTTGATAATGGGAGGGCAACATTTATATCATCAAGTTTCACATTTATGTCTGTTACGTAATTTTCTGCTTCTCCTAGAATACGTTGTACTGTTTTTAAATTTGCAAAGCTTTGAATAGCATCTATATCTGCAATCCCACTTTGATAAAGGGCAACAATTTTTAATGGAAAAATTTCGCCTGTAATGGTACTTATTTGTATACGATCACCAATATCTAAAGCCATTTTTTCGGCAATTCCCACACCTAATAAAATTCCATTTTCACTATTATGTAAAGCTTCGGGAGATCCTTTTACTATGTAATCATCAATGTTAAAATATTTAGCTTCATCAAGTATTTGGACACCTGTTAAATAGCCTCCAATTTCAATAGAACCAGCAATATAAAATATAGTGGCTTTTATTTGAGGAAGTGCACCGCGTACATTGTCTTTTTCTTCTAAATAATGAATTATAGGTAAGGCATTATGAATTTTTTTCTGACTTAATTTGGGCTTTATAGAATGCACTACATTCATACTGTTCTTAAACTCATCATATAATGCCACAGGTTGTTTTTTAGAGGGTTCTATTTCGTTGTAAATATGAATGTGTGGCGTTTGGTTTAGAATTAAATCATCTAACATTCCATTTAAACCTGTCATAAAACTAACTAAGGTTATATAAGCACCAATGCCGAAAGTAACACCTAATGCAGCAATGGCCGTTTGTTTAATTTTGGTTAACAAATGCGTTTTAGCAATGTTTAGTATGACTTTCCAGTTAATCATTACTCAGGTTTATGAATACTCGTGCTTTCGGTAATTCCAGAGATTACTTCTATAAATTCCATGTTTTGGAGGCCAGTGGTAATGGTAACAATGCCATCATCGGTTTTTACTTTGTTATCATCTATAAGATATTCCTTTGGAATAGTAAGTGCGTTTTTTTTATTTGAAATAACAATATTAGCTTCTCCAGAAAGTCCTGGATACAATGTTTTTGGTGCCTCATCAAAAATAGCTTCAACAGTAAAGGTTTGATTGCGCTCATCTTTTTTAGGATATATTTTTGAAACTTTTCCTGTAAATACTTCACCTTTATAGGCATCTAAACTAATAATCACTTTTTGGTTTTTTGTGATTTTTACAATATCTACTTCGTCTACTAGCATATCAATAACAAATTTAGTTGCACTGCCAATAGTAGCAAGTGGCTCCATAGTAGTTACAATTTCCCCGGGTTCTTTATACAGCGCATATACTTTTCCGTTTATGGTACTTTTCACAGTGAAGTCTTTAGTATTAATTAATGAAGATTGATAGTTGTTTTGGGCTTGTTTTACTGCAGTCAACAATTCGTTTTTAGTTCTGCCAAATCTACTTTGTAATAATTGTAAATTATTTGATGATAGTTGATAGTTAAGTTGTTTGGTATCATATTCGACTTTAGAACCAATGTTTTGTTCCCATAGGTTTTTTTGTCTGAAGTAATTAACAGAATCGTTTTTATACTTTAGGTTTGCTGCAATAATTTCATCTTTTATTCCGCTTAAAATGGCAGCACTTCCGTTATAGTTTTCTCTAGCCAATTCTAAAGATAATTTTGCATTTTGTGTATTAAGTTTAGGAGTGTTATTAACTACTTGAATTAAAGCATCATCTTTGGAAACAATATCACCTTCTTCAACTAAATTTTTATCTAAAATACCAGCTACAATAGCATAAACCTGATAAAGACTGTCAGGTTGAATTGTTACAGAAGTGTAAACAGACTCGGTTAAATTTCGTTTTTCAGGATATATTTTGTTTGTTTTTTTAGAACACGAAACCATGAGCAAAAGCACACTTATTAATTGAATAATCTTCATAATTAATAGGATAATTTAGCTTGTAATAAAATATATTCATTTAAGTTGGTAGCATCAATAACTCCAACTAATTTTTCTTGATTTAATACAGGGATAAATGATTTTTCTTCAGCAAAAACAATATTGTAAATTTCTTTAAGGTCATCGGTATGTTTAACAGTTTTAAAAGCCGTATCCATAATATCTTTTACTAAAACATTTTTATTGGCATTGTCTATAATATTTTTATGATATAATATGCCTTCAATTTTATGGTCTTTTACAACAACAAAGTTTGTTTCTGTACCTGAAATAATTTTGTTAACAACCACATCTATTGGGTCTTCAGGACTAAATGTTGTTATATTTATAATCATAGCATCTTCTACATTATGTCCTTTAAGTAATGCTAAATGTTGAACTATTTGGTTTTCTCCGTAGGCACCTAAAAAAATAAAAAGCGCAATAATTATTAAAAATGGATTGTATAATAAACCAAGTAATAAAAAAACAACTGCAATAAATTGACCAATACTTGATGCTATTTGTGTGGCTTTAACACGATTCATGTTCATAGCCAAAATAGCTCTTAAAATACGACCTCCATCCATAGGAAATGCAGGAATAATGTTAAATATAACCAATCCAATATTCACTACATATAAATAGAATAGGAAATTTTGAAATGTAAAACTCATTAATACCTCAAAGGTTTCTGTAAAATTTAAATGCATAAATTCATTTACAGGTATAATAAAATAAAGAATTAAAGCAATAATAATATTAACAAAAGGACCTGCTAATGTAACTAATAACTCTTCTTTGGGAGATTCTGGAATACGCTCTAAACTTGCCATACCACCAATAGGAAGTAAGGTTATTTTTTTTGTGATAATACCAAAACGTTTAGCGGTTAAAGCGTGTCCTAGTTCATGTAATACAACACACAAAAAAACAGCTAAAACTAAAGCTACATTAAATAATACACTGTTTGTAGATCCACCTTGTTTTAGTTCGCTAAAAACTATCCAAGCAATTAAAAAAAAGAATGTCCAGTGTACTTTTATCTTAATTCCAGCGACTGTACCTAAATTTAAGTTTGCTTTCATTTTATAGATTTAATAACCCATTTTTTATCTTTATTTACAATGGCAACTAAATTATTTGCAATGATTTTTGATGTGATTTTTGGAGGTTTTTTAAGAAATTTTTTATCTAAAACTACATTTACACCTTCTGGGTTTAAATAAGTCATTGAATTCCCATCCATGTCAATAATAACTTCGTAGCATTTATTATAAACTATAGGTTTGTCGAATATATCATTGGTGCCAACAGTTTTAGTTATTAATTCTACAACTAAAGCTCGATGGTTATTAAAGTTTTGAGCGTTTAAGAATTTAGGTTCAATTACAGTTTTACCGGTTTTGTCTATATAACCAAAATAGGTTATACCTTCTTTTTTTTCTGAAATTAAACATCTGTTGTTATAAAAAACAGGGTAGTATTTACCATCAATTTCAGTTACAACCAAATCATCTCTAAAAGGAATAACGATGTCGGCTTTATCATTTATAAATCCCCATGAGTTGTCTTTTTTAACAGCTGCTACGCCATCACTAAAAGGTGCTACAAAATCTAATTCTTCTGTTATTTGCGCAAATACAAAAACAGGAATTATTAACAGTGAAATTAATAGTTTTTTCATGACATATATCTTTAATATTACTTTAAAAATATAGTCTTTTAAGCTATTACAAAATGATATTCATCATGCTAATAAAAGCAGTTTACATGGATAGAAAAACAATTATAATGTACTTAAAGCAATTTCTATCATGGTGTTAAAAGTACTTTCTCTTTCTTCAGCAGATGTTCTTTTTTTGGTTACTAAAGAATCTGAAATGGTTAAAATAGATAATGCTTTTACATTAAATTTAGCTGCAATTGTATATAAACCAGCAGTTTCCATTTCTACACATAATACACCATAATCTGCCCATTTTTTATATGAGTCATAATCATCTTCATAAAATTCATCAGCAGATAATACGTTTCCTGCTTTTATGGGTATATTATTTTCTTTAGCATACAATGCTGTTTTCATAAACAACTCAAAATTTGCTGTTGGAGAATAATCGGCATTTATAAATCGAGAGTTGTTAATGCCCGAGGTTGAAGAAGCTGCCATAGCAATAACAATTTCACGTAGTTCAATATTTTTTTGATAAGAACCTGCAGAACCTACACGTATAAGATTTTCTACACCATAATCATTAATAAGTTCATGACAATATATAAGTGCAGATGGTATGCCCATTCCTGTGCCTTGTACAGAAACACGTTTGCCTTTATAATAACCAGTATATCCTAACATACCACGTACATCATTGTAGCATTTATAGTCTTCAAAAAAGGTTTCTGCAATCCATTTTGCACGCATTGGGTCTCCTGGTAATAAAACGGTTTTTGCTATGTCTCCTTTTTTTGCTTCAATGTGTATGCTCATAATTTATATGTTAGTTAGATTTTATTATATTGATAATATCATTTTTTTGTACAACTCCAGATTGTCTCCATACTTGTTTCCCTTTTTTAAAAAGTATCATAGTTGGTACACCACGAACTTGATATTTATTTGCTAAAGCTTGATTTCTATCGACATCAATTTTTATAATTTTTATGGAATCTTCAAGTTCTTTTTTTACATCTTTTAAAATAGGACCTAATACTTTACAAGGGCCACACCAATCGGCATAAAAATCGATTAAAACTAATTCACTGGAATTTATAATACTACTAAAACTACTCATGTTTTTGATTTATTTTTTTAATTCTAAATCTAATTTAGCTAACATAATCAATTCTGATTTATTTATACCAGAAAAAGAATCAGCAATTAAGCCAGCAGTTTTCAATATAAGTTTTTTTATATTGTCTGTAAATAAATGACTTTGTTCGTTTTTATAGTTTACAAAATCATCATAACATGATTTAGCATCTAAGTTTTCTTCATCATTTAACCAATCAAAAACAATTTCTATTTGGTAAGCCGCATCTGTGTCATACTCATCTTCAATAATATCAACATCTAACCATTGCTTTTTTACTAAAGTTTTTAACTTATTAAATTCTGCTTCGCGTACTATTTTATCTGCTGCTGCTATAGCATAGAATAACTTACCAAGATTTTGGTAAAACTTAAGTGTTAACTTCTTTTTAGTTTTCATTTGTAATGATATTATAACTCAATAAAATTACGCACAAGAATTCTGATTATTTATGATATTAGTCAGTCTTTTCTAAATAGAAAATGAAGATTTTTTCGTACTTTTATTACTATTTAAAAGCATAAAATTTTATGTTTAAACAAGACCAGGAAATATTCAATATTCTGTTAGAAACTGTTTCTGAGGCTGTATTAATTGTTGATAGCCATCAAGTTATAATGGAAGTTAATGTCTCTGCAGAACATATTTTCGGGTATTCAAAGAAGGAACTAATGGGTAGGGAGCTTAACTTACTTATTCCTTCAAATTATCATAAAAGTCATTCCAAGTATTTTAAAAAATTTATTAAAAGAGGTAAGCGCCGAAAAATGGGTCAAGCCACAGATATTTATGCTTTAAAAAAAGATGGAGATATTTTTCCTGTTGAAGTAGAATTAAATCCTTTTAAAATCTATAACAAAATATATGTTATGGCATTGATAAAAGATATTTCTGAAAGAAAAGAGATAGAAAGAAACCTCATGCTTCGTACAAAAGCATTACAATCGGCAAATAATGGTATAGTTATTACCGATGCCCAAAAACACGACAACCCTATTATATATTTCAATTCAGCTTTTCAAAACCTTACAGGATATTCAGATGCTGAAATACTTAATAATAACTGTAGGTTTTTACAGGGAACTGATAGAGATCAAAAACCGCTTGCAAAACTTAGAGAAGCCATAAAAAAAGGTGAGAGTTGTCAGGCAACATTGCGTAACTATAAAAAAGATGGTACTATGTTCTGGAACGATTTATACATCTTTCCTATAGCTAATACTAGAGGTGTGGTTACAAATTTTATAGGTATACAAAATGATGTTACACTTAGAAAAAAAACTGAGGAAGAACGGCATCATTTAGCTTCTATTTTTGATGAATCATTAAATGAAATATATGTTTTCGATACAGAAACACTACAATTTATAAATGTTAACTATGGAGCACAAAGAAATATTGGTTACACTCTAGATGAGCTAAAAACCATGACACCTCTTGACATTATATCTAACGAAAATGAAATTGAATTTAGAAACACAATTAATGTGCTGCTAAAAAATAATGTAAACAAAATAGAGTTCGAAACATTAAATAAGCGTAAAGATGGTACAGAATATCCTGTAGAAGTGCATTTGCAGCTATCTAACTTAAACGAAAAGGCTGTTTTTGTTGCCATTATTTTAGATATTACAGAGCGAAAAAATTATACCAGCAAACTAGAAAATAAAGTTGAAGAAAGAACAAGACAACTTAAAATAGCACTTAGTAAAGAAAAAGAGCTAAACGAATTAAAAACCAACTTTTTATCACTAGTTTCTCACGAATTTAAAACGCCTTTAAGTGCCATATTAACATCTAGTCAATTACTCACTAAATATCAATTAACCGAGCAACAGGAAAAGCGAGATAAACATATTGAAACTATAACCAACAAAGTTCATTTTTTAAATAATATAATAAACGACTTTTTATCTGTAGAAAAACTGGAAACAGGTAAGGTTAATTATAAGTTCAATCATTTCAGGCTAAGTAAAGTGGTTAACGAGGTAGTGTATAACGCTAATATGCTTTTAAAAGAAGGACAACAAATAAATTACCCAGAAAATATTGATGAGATTTCACTCTATCAAGATGAAAAAATTATTCAGTTAATATTTTCTAACTTAATACATAATGCTATAAAGTATTCTCCAGAGGGTTCTGCAATAGATTTACACGTTAAACATGATGCTAATTTTACTACCTTAACTATAAAAGATAATGGAATAGGTATTCCAGAAAAAGATCAAAAAAGCATTTTTGAGCGCTATTTTAGAGCAGAAAACGTATTGAATACCCAAGGCACAGGAATAGGATTAAATATAGCTAAAAACCATTTAGAAAACCTAGGCGGTACTATTAGTTTTCAAAGTAAAGAACATGAAGGAACCACTTTTGTGATATCATTTCCTAATGTGGTAAATCATGAAGCTTTGGGAACAGAAATTTTATCTCACAAAAATTAAATGATTTTTTGTGTTAACTAAAAACAAATATCACATATGAAAACGGTTTTACTTATTGAAGATGATGTTGTTTTAAGAGAAAATACTGCAGAACTTTTGGAGTTGTCCGATTATAAAGTTTTAAAAGCTTCTAACGGAAAAATAGGAGTAGAACTTGCTAAAAATAAACTACCAGATATAATTATTTGCGATATAATGATGCCTGAGTTAGATGGTTATAGTGCGCTTCA containing:
- a CDS encoding ABC transporter ATP-binding protein, translated to MSTVLEARHINKYFKKPVLFHVLKDINFKIKKGEFASIMGKSGCGKSTLLYILSTMDTDYEGELFLNNELVTGNSRDRLSYIRNKHIGFVFQFHYLLSEFSVLENVMLPAKKLGEKSHQEIEHDAMQKLKILDIEQLANKRASRISGGEKQRVAIARALINNPSIIMGDEPTGNLDSHNSENVFNIFKQLSDEQGLSLLVVTHDEDFAVRTDRIITMGDGKIIS
- a CDS encoding FtsX-like permease family protein codes for the protein MINWKVILNIAKTHLLTKIKQTAIAALGVTFGIGAYITLVSFMTGLNGMLDDLILNQTPHIHIYNEIEPSKKQPVALYDEFKNSMNVVHSIKPKLSQKKIHNALPIIHYLEEKDNVRGALPQIKATIFYIAGSIEIGGYLTGVQILDEAKYFNIDDYIVKGSPEALHNSENGILLGVGIAEKMALDIGDRIQISTITGEIFPLKIVALYQSGIADIDAIQSFANLKTVQRILGEAENYVTDINVKLDDINVALPLSKKIEQQFNLKAIDINTANAQFETGTTIRNLITYAVSITLLIVAGFGIYNILNMFIYEKMNDIAILKATGFSGKDVQLIFMSQAMIIGFVGGILGLIIGLIFTNIISTIPFQTEALPTIETYPINFNPWFYLIGILFAMVSTFFAGYLPSRKAKKIDPVTIIRGQ
- a CDS encoding efflux RND transporter periplasmic adaptor subunit, whose protein sequence is MKIIQLISVLLLMVSCSKKTNKIYPEKRNLTESVYTSVTIQPDSLYQVYAIVAGILDKNLVEEGDIVSKDDALIQVVNNTPKLNTQNAKLSLELARENYNGSAAILSGIKDEIIAANLKYKNDSVNYFRQKNLWEQNIGSKVEYDTKQLNYQLSSNNLQLLQSRFGRTKNELLTAVKQAQNNYQSSLINTKDFTVKSTINGKVYALYKEPGEIVTTMEPLATIGSATKFVIDMLVDEVDIVKITKNQKVIISLDAYKGEVFTGKVSKIYPKKDERNQTFTVEAIFDEAPKTLYPGLSGEANIVISNKKNALTIPKEYLIDDNKVKTDDGIVTITTGLQNMEFIEVISGITESTSIHKPE
- a CDS encoding site-2 protease family protein, which translates into the protein MKANLNLGTVAGIKIKVHWTFFFLIAWIVFSELKQGGSTNSVLFNVALVLAVFLCVVLHELGHALTAKRFGIITKKITLLPIGGMASLERIPESPKEELLVTLAGPFVNIIIALILYFIIPVNEFMHLNFTETFEVLMSFTFQNFLFYLYVVNIGLVIFNIIPAFPMDGGRILRAILAMNMNRVKATQIASSIGQFIAVVFLLLGLLYNPFLIIIALFIFLGAYGENQIVQHLALLKGHNVEDAMIINITTFSPEDPIDVVVNKIISGTETNFVVVKDHKIEGILYHKNIIDNANKNVLVKDIMDTAFKTVKHTDDLKEIYNIVFAEEKSFIPVLNQEKLVGVIDATNLNEYILLQAKLSY
- a CDS encoding WG repeat-containing protein, with translation MKKLLISLLIIPVFVFAQITEELDFVAPFSDGVAAVKKDNSWGFINDKADIVIPFRDDLVVTEIDGKYYPVFYNNRCLISEKKEGITYFGYIDKTGKTVIEPKFLNAQNFNNHRALVVELITKTVGTNDIFDKPIVYNKCYEVIIDMDGNSMTYLNPEGVNVVLDKKFLKKPPKITSKIIANNLVAIVNKDKKWVIKSIK
- the deoD gene encoding purine-nucleoside phosphorylase, with product MSIHIEAKKGDIAKTVLLPGDPMRAKWIAETFFEDYKCYNDVRGMLGYTGYYKGKRVSVQGTGMGIPSALIYCHELINDYGVENLIRVGSAGSYQKNIELREIVIAMAASSTSGINNSRFINADYSPTANFELFMKTALYAKENNIPIKAGNVLSADEFYEDDYDSYKKWADYGVLCVEMETAGLYTIAAKFNVKALSILTISDSLVTKKRTSAEERESTFNTMIEIALSTL
- the trxA gene encoding thioredoxin: MSSFSSIINSSELVLIDFYADWCGPCKVLGPILKDVKKELEDSIKIIKIDVDRNQALANKYQVRGVPTMILFKKGKQVWRQSGVVQKNDIINIIKSN
- a CDS encoding PAS domain S-box protein, translated to MFKQDQEIFNILLETVSEAVLIVDSHQVIMEVNVSAEHIFGYSKKELMGRELNLLIPSNYHKSHSKYFKKFIKRGKRRKMGQATDIYALKKDGDIFPVEVELNPFKIYNKIYVMALIKDISERKEIERNLMLRTKALQSANNGIVITDAQKHDNPIIYFNSAFQNLTGYSDAEILNNNCRFLQGTDRDQKPLAKLREAIKKGESCQATLRNYKKDGTMFWNDLYIFPIANTRGVVTNFIGIQNDVTLRKKTEEERHHLASIFDESLNEIYVFDTETLQFINVNYGAQRNIGYTLDELKTMTPLDIISNENEIEFRNTINVLLKNNVNKIEFETLNKRKDGTEYPVEVHLQLSNLNEKAVFVAIILDITERKNYTSKLENKVEERTRQLKIALSKEKELNELKTNFLSLVSHEFKTPLSAILTSSQLLTKYQLTEQQEKRDKHIETITNKVHFLNNIINDFLSVEKLETGKVNYKFNHFRLSKVVNEVVYNANMLLKEGQQINYPENIDEISLYQDEKIIQLIFSNLIHNAIKYSPEGSAIDLHVKHDANFTTLTIKDNGIGIPEKDQKSIFERYFRAENVLNTQGTGIGLNIAKNHLENLGGTISFQSKEHEGTTFVISFPNVVNHEALGTEILSHKN